Proteins encoded in a region of the Cardiocondyla obscurior isolate alpha-2009 linkage group LG18, Cobs3.1, whole genome shotgun sequence genome:
- the LOC139109719 gene encoding periodic tryptophan protein 2 homolog isoform X2: MKFSYKFSNLLGTVYRKGDLLFSPDGSSVISPVGNRITIFDLKNNKSMTLPVESRFNYTTIDISPNGSMLVAINADGEAHIISLISKVILHKYRFKGRPKCVKFSPDGKHFAVCKGGGVFIFNAPGLQTGDYNPFIMERAFHGATAETTCIRWSFDSKLLAVGSKDTTVKIYSLQKWANFRWITLGSHSDVIVACFFESKQYDLYTISKNGRVCVWECTLEPDDWVEWEPPSKKEKSKDSDSEDDIDMEKIIEKTEKQKARDERKLLNADDIPQDNEDEASINDISKTGMKMLGYKKQATYYLADEVHKQYKDAKLTAAAFHQDTHILVIGFNNGSFYLYEMPHANLIHSLSISRQRISSIAFNSTGDWIAIGCSHAGQLLVWEWQSETYAMKQQGHRTNMNCLAYSPDGQYIITGGDDGKVKLWNTLTGFCTLTFHEHTSSISGVLFSHNRKFVASASLDGTVRAYDLARYRNFRTLTSPRPVQFACLAIDASDEFLAAGGQDFFDIYLWSMKLGTLLEILNGHEGPVASLAFNPNPTSTELVSVSWDKTLKIWNAIENGSAHETIQLSADALCVTYKPNGEEVAVATLDGQITFFECKTARQTGFIEGRTDLGAGRSKTDLITAKKNLQSKAFTTLCYSADGTCILAGGRSKNVCIYNIQESVLLKKYEITQNRSLDGVDDVINRKYMTEFGNRALIEHREGGNISLRLPGVKSGDMASRRVKPEVRVLCLQFSPTGQAWAAATTEGLLIFSLDVGLMFDPFQLELGVTPDTVKETLDKHDYAKALMMALKLNEKLLTQQVLETIPYKEIELTMTNMPNIYIEKLLKFIALELESTRHIHFYLLWIETILTKHGSRIDTALQMPVLLMLHKNMQKKYDDLSRICDFNQYTINYILRIGDLKSAKDKLQHSVITINDESDLSLEEMDTD, from the exons ATGAAATTCTCATATaag TTCAGTAATTTACTTGGAACAGTTTATCGTAAAGGAGATTTACTCTTCTCTCCAGATGGATCATCAGTTATTAGCCCTGTGGGCAATAGAATTACAATTTTTGACTTGAAAAA cAACAAGTCTATGACACTTCCTGTGGAAAgcagatttaattatactaCTATTGATATATCTCCAAATGGTAGTATGTTAGTAGCAATTAATGcag ATGGTGAAGCTCATATTATTAGTTTGATAAGCAaagtaattttacataaatacaGATTTAAAGGACGTCCCAAATGTGTAAAATTTTCTCCAGATGGAAAGCATTTTGCAGTTTGTAAAGGAGGCGGTG tttttatttttaatgcaccAGGCTTACAAACGGGCGATTATAATCCGTTTATCATGGAACGTGCATTTCATGGAGCTACTGCTGAAACAACGTGTATCAGATGGTCTTTTGATTCGAAATTGTTAGCGGTTGGTTCAAAAGATACCACAGTGAAAATATATAGTTTACAGAAATGGGCAAACTTTAGATGGATTACATTGGGTAGCCATTCTGATGTAATAGTGGCATGTTTCTTTGAATCAAAGCAATATGATTTATACACGATTAGCAA aaATGGCCGAGTTTGCGTCTGGGAATGTACACTTGAACCAGATGATTGGGTTGAATGGGAACCACCttcaaaaaaggaaaaatcaaAGGATTCTGATAGCGAGGACGATATCGATATGGAAAAAATTATAGAGAAGACAGAGAAACAAAAAGCACGCGATGAACGTAAACTATTAAACGCAg atgaTATACCACAAGATAACGAAGACGAAGCTTCTATAAACGACATAAGTAAAACAGGAATGAAAATGTTGGGTTATAAAAAGCAAGCGACTTATTATTTAGCAGATGAAGTTCATAAGCAGTATAAAGATGCAAAACTTACTGCAGCTGCTTTCCATCAGGATACTCATATATTAGTTATTGGATTTAATAATGGATCATTTTATTTGTATGAGATGCCACATGCTAATTTAATTCACTCATTGAG TATTTCTCGACAACGTATTTCGTCAATTGCATTTAACTCTACTGGAGATTGGATAGCCATAGGATGTTCTCACGCTGGTCAGCTCCTAGTTTGGGAATGGCAAAGTGAAACATACGCCATGAAACAACAAGGGCATCGAACTAACATGAATTGTTTAGCGTACAGTCCTGACGGTCAATATATTATAACGGGTGGTGACGACGGAAAAGTTAAACTATGGAATACACTAACCGGATTTTGTACGCTTACCTTTCACGAGCATACCTCGTCGATATCTGGCGTTTTGTTCAGTCACAATCGAAAATTTGTCGCATCTGCTTCGTTGGATGGAACAGTACGGGCATACGATTTAGCAAGGTACAGAAATTTCCGTACTCTCACCTCACCACGTCCAGTGCAATTTGCCTGCTTGGCGATTGACGCTAGTGACGAGTTTCTCGCTGCGGGCGGTCAAGattttttcgatatatatttatggaGCATGAAACTCGGAACTCTCTTAGAG atattaaatGGTCACGAGGGGCCTGTGGCAAGTTTGGCATTTAATCCCAATCCTACTAGCACAGAACTGGTATCCGTATCTTGGGACAAAACATTGAAAATATGGAATGCTATTGAAAATGGTTCCGCGCACGAGACTATACAATTGTCTGCTGATGCACTTTGCGTAACTTACAAACCAAACGGAGAAGAAGTTGCTGTCGCCACGTTGGACGGACAGATTACATTTTTCGAATGCAAAACGGCAAGACAAACGGGCTTTATTGAGGGTAGAACCGATTTAGGCGCTGGTAGATCCAAGACCGATCTTATTACAgctaaaaagaatttacagtCTAA agctTTCACTACATTATGTTACTCGGCAGACGGTACATGCATATTAGCTGGTGGCCGTTCCAAGAATGTGTGCATTTATAACATTCAGGAAtcggtattattaaaaaaatatgaaattactCAAAATAGATCTTTAGACGGTGTAGAT gatgttataaatagaaaatacatGACTGAATTTGGAAATAGAGCTTTGATTGAACATCGCGAAGGTGGAAATATATCGTTACGATTGCCAGGTgttaaaagtggagatatGGCAAGTAGGAGAGTCAAACCAGAAGTGAGAGTCCTTTGTTTGCAATTTTCTCCCACAG gaCAAGCATGGGCGGCAGCAACTACGGAAGGATTACTGATATTTTCTTTAGATGTTGGATTAATGTTTGATCCATTTCAATTAGAACTTGGAGTTACGCCAGATACCGTGAAGGAAACACTTGACAAACACGATTATGCAAAAg cattaatgatggcattaaaattaaatgaaaaattattaacacaaCAAGTTTTAGAAACTATTCCGTATAAAGAAA TTGAATTGACAATGACAAATATGccaaatatttatatcgaaaaGCTACTGAAATTTATTGCGTTAGAATTGGAGTCGACGAGACATATACATTTCTATCTTTTATGGATAGAAACGATTTTGACGAAACATGGATCACGGATCGATACCGCGCTTCAAATGCCGGTACTATTAATGCTACATAagaatatgcaaaaaaaatatgacgaCCTCAGTAGAAT atgTGACTTTAATCAATACACGATAAACTATATTTTAAGAATAGGAGATCTAAAATCTGCGAAAGATAAATTGCAGCATTCGGTAATCACTATAAATGATGAATCTGATCTTTCCCTAGAAGAAATGGATACGGATTAA
- the Alka gene encoding glycine receptor subunit alpha-4: MGQTDVNFNDERQDFLRSLFNEDVNNCTMTSRLILPKHYVKEIRPLSDAPVVVNFNILVFDINSINVEDMDFRVDMFVSQSWIESRLNMPEDIFEEGDDYVILPQEFFDNLWQPDPYFLNSKVSEIATLSHKFSLVTLYRNKTIKYSARINAIVACQMEFQLYPMDIQICPIYIESFSYNRKKLRLKWGASGVTVNPELKLLQYDIGKPAVLEETIDYMIEKNGNFSRLVVFFRFERQIGHHLIQTFAPSTLVVMLSWFSFWLDLDAIPGRVALLVTSMLTLVTMFTGLKSDIPPVAYIKTLI; this comes from the exons ATGGGTCAAACAGACGTGAATTTTAATGATGAGAGACAGGATTTTCTTCGTAGCCTGTTCAACGAGGATGTCAACAATTGCACTATGACGTCGAGGCTAATTCTACCGAAACATTACGTCAAAG AGATCAGGCCGCTCTCGGACGCACCTGTGGTGGTAAATTTCAACATTTTAGTGTTCGACATTAACTCTATCAACGTCGAGGATATGGATTTTCG cgTGGACATGTTCGTCAGTCAAAGCTGGATAGAATCTCGGTTAAATATGCCCGAAGACATTTTCGAGGAAGGCGACGATTATGTCATACTTCCTCAGGAATTCTTTGATAATCTTTGGCAACCGGATCCATATTTCCTAAATTCGAAAGTCTCCG AGATCGCGACCTTAAGCCATAAGTTCTCACTGGTCACGTTATACCGaaataaaacgattaaataCTCCGCGCGAATTAACGCGATTGTCGCCTGTCAAATGGAATTTCAATTGTATCCGATGGATATTCAAATCTGTCCAATTTATATAGAGAGCT TTTCTTACAACAGAAAGAAGTTGCGCTTAAAATGGGGAGCAAGCGGAGTCACGGTAAATCCCGAGTTGAAACTTTTGCAATACGACATCGGAAAGCCCGCGGTACTCGAAGAAACTATAGATTATATGATCGAGAAaaatg GAAACTTTTCGCGGCTGGTGGTATTCTTTCGCTTTGAGAGGCAGATCGGTCACCACTTGATACAAACGTTCGCACCGTCAACTTTGGTGGTAATGCTCTCCTGGTTCAGCTTCTGGCTGGACCTGGATGCGATTCCTGGTCGAGTGGCTCTTCTGGTGACGAGTATGCTCACGCTCGTAACAATGTTTACCGGTCTTAAGAGCGATATTCCGCCAGTAGCATACATCAAG ACACTCatttaa
- the LOC139109719 gene encoding periodic tryptophan protein 2 homolog isoform X1 yields MKFSYKFSNLLGTVYRKGDLLFSPDGSSVISPVGNRITIFDLKNNKSMTLPVESRFNYTTIDISPNGSMLVAINADGEAHIISLISKVILHKYRFKGRPKCVKFSPDGKHFAVCKGGGVFIFNAPGLQTGDYNPFIMERAFHGATAETTCIRWSFDSKLLAVGSKDTTVKIYSLQKWANFRWITLGSHSDVIVACFFESKQYDLYTISKNGRVCVWECTLEPDDWVEWEPPSKKEKSKDSDSEDDIDMEKIIEKTEKQKARDERKLLNADDIPQDNEDEASINDISKTGMKMLGYKKQATYYLADEVHKQYKDAKLTAAAFHQDTHILVIGFNNGSFYLYEMPHANLIHSLSISRQRISSIAFNSTGDWIAIGCSHAGQLLVWEWQSETYAMKQQGHRTNMNCLAYSPDGQYIITGGDDGKVKLWNTLTGFCTLTFHEHTSSISGVLFSHNRKFVASASLDGTVRAYDLARYRNFRTLTSPRPVQFACLAIDASDEFLAAGGQDFFDIYLWSMKLGTLLEILNGHEGPVASLAFNPNPTSTELVSVSWDKTLKIWNAIENGSAHETIQLSADALCVTYKPNGEEVAVATLDGQITFFECKTARQTGFIEGRTDLGAGRSKTDLITAKKNLQSKAFTTLCYSADGTCILAGGRSKNVCIYNIQESVLLKKYEITQNRSLDGVDDVINRKYMTEFGNRALIEHREGGNISLRLPGVKSGDMASRRVKPEVRVLCLQFSPTGQAWAAATTEGLLIFSLDVGLMFDPFQLELGVTPDTVKETLDKHDYAKALMMALKLNEKLLTQQVLETIPYKEIELTMTNMPNIYIEKLLKFIALELESTRHIHFYLLWIETILTKHGSRIDTALQMPVLLMLHKNMQKKYDDLSRICDFNQYTINYILRIGDLKSAKDKLQHSGQRLDTNRGQVRVLRILRIIFYVSHIEHLDYNKLAQSCENEHHAASHPDV; encoded by the exons ATGAAATTCTCATATaag TTCAGTAATTTACTTGGAACAGTTTATCGTAAAGGAGATTTACTCTTCTCTCCAGATGGATCATCAGTTATTAGCCCTGTGGGCAATAGAATTACAATTTTTGACTTGAAAAA cAACAAGTCTATGACACTTCCTGTGGAAAgcagatttaattatactaCTATTGATATATCTCCAAATGGTAGTATGTTAGTAGCAATTAATGcag ATGGTGAAGCTCATATTATTAGTTTGATAAGCAaagtaattttacataaatacaGATTTAAAGGACGTCCCAAATGTGTAAAATTTTCTCCAGATGGAAAGCATTTTGCAGTTTGTAAAGGAGGCGGTG tttttatttttaatgcaccAGGCTTACAAACGGGCGATTATAATCCGTTTATCATGGAACGTGCATTTCATGGAGCTACTGCTGAAACAACGTGTATCAGATGGTCTTTTGATTCGAAATTGTTAGCGGTTGGTTCAAAAGATACCACAGTGAAAATATATAGTTTACAGAAATGGGCAAACTTTAGATGGATTACATTGGGTAGCCATTCTGATGTAATAGTGGCATGTTTCTTTGAATCAAAGCAATATGATTTATACACGATTAGCAA aaATGGCCGAGTTTGCGTCTGGGAATGTACACTTGAACCAGATGATTGGGTTGAATGGGAACCACCttcaaaaaaggaaaaatcaaAGGATTCTGATAGCGAGGACGATATCGATATGGAAAAAATTATAGAGAAGACAGAGAAACAAAAAGCACGCGATGAACGTAAACTATTAAACGCAg atgaTATACCACAAGATAACGAAGACGAAGCTTCTATAAACGACATAAGTAAAACAGGAATGAAAATGTTGGGTTATAAAAAGCAAGCGACTTATTATTTAGCAGATGAAGTTCATAAGCAGTATAAAGATGCAAAACTTACTGCAGCTGCTTTCCATCAGGATACTCATATATTAGTTATTGGATTTAATAATGGATCATTTTATTTGTATGAGATGCCACATGCTAATTTAATTCACTCATTGAG TATTTCTCGACAACGTATTTCGTCAATTGCATTTAACTCTACTGGAGATTGGATAGCCATAGGATGTTCTCACGCTGGTCAGCTCCTAGTTTGGGAATGGCAAAGTGAAACATACGCCATGAAACAACAAGGGCATCGAACTAACATGAATTGTTTAGCGTACAGTCCTGACGGTCAATATATTATAACGGGTGGTGACGACGGAAAAGTTAAACTATGGAATACACTAACCGGATTTTGTACGCTTACCTTTCACGAGCATACCTCGTCGATATCTGGCGTTTTGTTCAGTCACAATCGAAAATTTGTCGCATCTGCTTCGTTGGATGGAACAGTACGGGCATACGATTTAGCAAGGTACAGAAATTTCCGTACTCTCACCTCACCACGTCCAGTGCAATTTGCCTGCTTGGCGATTGACGCTAGTGACGAGTTTCTCGCTGCGGGCGGTCAAGattttttcgatatatatttatggaGCATGAAACTCGGAACTCTCTTAGAG atattaaatGGTCACGAGGGGCCTGTGGCAAGTTTGGCATTTAATCCCAATCCTACTAGCACAGAACTGGTATCCGTATCTTGGGACAAAACATTGAAAATATGGAATGCTATTGAAAATGGTTCCGCGCACGAGACTATACAATTGTCTGCTGATGCACTTTGCGTAACTTACAAACCAAACGGAGAAGAAGTTGCTGTCGCCACGTTGGACGGACAGATTACATTTTTCGAATGCAAAACGGCAAGACAAACGGGCTTTATTGAGGGTAGAACCGATTTAGGCGCTGGTAGATCCAAGACCGATCTTATTACAgctaaaaagaatttacagtCTAA agctTTCACTACATTATGTTACTCGGCAGACGGTACATGCATATTAGCTGGTGGCCGTTCCAAGAATGTGTGCATTTATAACATTCAGGAAtcggtattattaaaaaaatatgaaattactCAAAATAGATCTTTAGACGGTGTAGAT gatgttataaatagaaaatacatGACTGAATTTGGAAATAGAGCTTTGATTGAACATCGCGAAGGTGGAAATATATCGTTACGATTGCCAGGTgttaaaagtggagatatGGCAAGTAGGAGAGTCAAACCAGAAGTGAGAGTCCTTTGTTTGCAATTTTCTCCCACAG gaCAAGCATGGGCGGCAGCAACTACGGAAGGATTACTGATATTTTCTTTAGATGTTGGATTAATGTTTGATCCATTTCAATTAGAACTTGGAGTTACGCCAGATACCGTGAAGGAAACACTTGACAAACACGATTATGCAAAAg cattaatgatggcattaaaattaaatgaaaaattattaacacaaCAAGTTTTAGAAACTATTCCGTATAAAGAAA TTGAATTGACAATGACAAATATGccaaatatttatatcgaaaaGCTACTGAAATTTATTGCGTTAGAATTGGAGTCGACGAGACATATACATTTCTATCTTTTATGGATAGAAACGATTTTGACGAAACATGGATCACGGATCGATACCGCGCTTCAAATGCCGGTACTATTAATGCTACATAagaatatgcaaaaaaaatatgacgaCCTCAGTAGAAT atgTGACTTTAATCAATACACGATAAACTATATTTTAAGAATAGGAGATCTAAAATCTGCGAAAGATAAATTGCAGCATTCG GGGCAACGTTTAGACACAAACCGAGGACAAGTGAGAGTCCTTAGAATTTTGCGAATCATTTTTTACGTGTCGCATATCGAACACCTTGACTACAACAAACTCGCCCAGAGCTGCGAAAACGAACATCATGCAGCCAGCCATCCAGACGTCTAG
- the LOC139109721 gene encoding coiled-coil and C2 domain-containing protein 2A → MFSPGIDFVTGFARDSREKTEEDFGLCYAYPVIDDERETSAVLTRRKSDVRRSRDEDSPAEDGLYVSASPFTSRLIKPYRLDDIRPLNYESRPRFRGKLVELAVRHVRVHSPECGQTSATPEMTSVSVLFKGKPICRVNSPFNRKLCKLLIRNPECHSLSIQVHARHGASRVLPLPLPLSRRNVKDHRVDVDFAIDGNSGDMHAGTVVCTISLSSYGSSEPEEETSANLYRPSNDPNDPQNSISLSRLPRKRFTASRDVKYFLLTDPVLTFDANVSAIRKATLRETNPPDIVVAEQSAFSLLDVSLKNIFQANRPLRPSSSARRRHTVGRTILAITVLRGVEVPVREESALVNPLLEVEWGNVVHATATAEGPAPVWQQTMHFELPRQNGEHCVKFRLYDQHPVWGQQWLGEARIPLESHRNYQELERWIALSPLFSPVLSFGYVQASPGRSHTRIYVLMRLEQPGNSKSLEANALDTLLKGIQRCLATPYKVAGVETPDDAARLVMLLPSLPMHYGPVPPRQALNVNKVDHYGRAALLATLLQGLGLQSYVLLGSSQISRWTAFVLSVEENDVVLWDPEIGDHYKLTDSRCSLMKVSRMISHSDIWENMQKSVLPHNLKYNMTNSKDWRPLTSVVASASRSAQTLESAVIPMPEKDAQDREAETEMEQGLRDKLSSWRSALGLTTIFNRHAVSVLRSFISDIPSDMAYQLDKRNLKQLYRAYHTHGFVLNLRQATLDELTDQIAATKIQNITGPVEFALVCHVQRFVGKTCSIWLALAVLRSRG, encoded by the exons ATGTTTTCTCCCGGCATCGACTTCGTGACCGGGTTCGCGCGGGATTCTCGGGAAAAGACCGAGGAAGATTTCGGTCTCTGCTACGCGTATCCGGTGATCGATGACGAGCGGGAAACGAGCGCAGTGCTTACGAGGCGCAAGAGCGACGTGCGAAGATCGCGCGACGAAGACTCCCCGGCCGAGGACGGACTCTACGTTTCTGCGAGCCCGTTCACCAGCAGATTAATCAAGCCTTATCGGCTCGACGACATCAGGCCACTAAATTACGAGTCGCGGCCGCGGTTCCGCGGGAAATTGGTCGAGCTCGCGGTGCGACACGTTCGCGTTCACTCGCCGGAATGCGGCCAGACCAGCGCAACGCCCGAGATGACGTCTGTCTCCGTGCTGTTCAAGGGAAAGCCGATATGCCGGGTCAACAGCCCGTTCAATCGGAAGCTGTGCAAGCTGCTGATAAGAAACCCGGAGTGCCACAGTCTTTCGATACAGGTGCACGCGCGACATGGCGCGTCTAGGGTGCTGCCGTTGCCGCTGCCGCTGTCGCGGCGTAACGTCAAGGACCACAGGGTGGACGTGGATTTCGCGATCGACGGCAACTCGGGCGACATGCACGCTGGGACCGTTGTTTGCACGATCTCCCTGTCGTCATACGGCAGCAGCGAACCGGAGGAAGAGACCAGCGCGAACCTTTACAGGCCGAGCAACGACCCGAACGATCCGCAGAACAGCATCTCTCTGTCGCGACTTCCTCGCAAACGTTTCACCGCCAGTAGAGACGTCAAGTACTTCCTGCTGACGGACCCGGTTCTGACCTTCGACGCGAATGTTAGCGCAATTCGCAAAGCGACGCTGCGCGAAACAAACCCGCCGGACATCGTCGTGGCCGAACAGTCGGCGTTCTCCCTGCTGGACGTCTCCCTGAAAAACATATTCCAAGCTAACCGGCCACTCAGGCCGTCGTCCAGCGCTCGCAGGCGTCACACCGTGGGAAGAACGATCCTCGCCATCACCGTGCTGCGAGGGGTAGAGGTACCGGTGAGAGAGGAATCCGCGCTGGTCAACCCATTGCTGGAGGTTGAATGGGGCAACGTGGTTCACGCGACCGCGACGGCGGAGGGGCCCGCGCCCGTCTGGCAGCAAACCATGCACTTCGAACTACCCAGGCAGAACGGCGAGCACTGCGTCAAATTTCGACTATACGACCAGCATCCAGTTTGGGGTCAGCAGTGGCTCGGCGAGGCGAGGATACCCCTGGAGAGTCACAGAAATTATCAGGAGCTCGAGCGATGGATCGCCCTTTCCCCTCTGTTCAGCCCTGTATTGTCGTTCGGCTACGTGCAAGCCAGCCCGGGTCGCTCGCACACCCGGATCTACGTGCTGATGAGACTGGAGCAGCCCGGAAATTCCAAGTCCTTGGAAGCTAACGCCCTTGATACTTTGTTAAAGGGAATTCAACGCTGTCTGGCGACGCCATACAAGGTGGCCGGTGTCGAAACCCCCGACGACGCTGCGCGGCTCGTCATGCTTTTACCGTCCTTGCCGATGCACTATGGTCCTGTACCACCGCGCCAGGCTTTAAACGTGAACAAGGTGGACCATTACGGCAGAGCAGCCTTGCTGGCGACGCTGCTGCAAGGACTCGGCTTGCAATCGTATGTATTATTAG GTTCCTCGCAGATAAGCCGATGGACCGCGTTTGTCTTGAGCGTCGAGGAAAACGACGTCGTCCTGTGGGATCCTGAAATCGGGGATCATTATAAATTGACCGATAGCCGCTGCTCATTGATGAAAGTGTCCCGCATGATTAGTCATTCTGAC ATATGGGAAAATATGCAAAAGTCAGTTCTGCCGCACaacttaaaatacaatatgACGAATAGTAAAGATTGGCGGCCACTCACGTCTGTCGTCGCATCAGCCAGCCGATCTGCTCAGACGTTAGAATCAGCGGTAATACCGATGCCCGAGAAGGATGCACAGGACAGAGAAGCAGAGACAGAAATGGAGCAAGGTCTACGAGACAAATTGTCCAGCTGGCGCAGCGCTCTCGGTTTAACGACGATATTTAATCGCCATGCAGTAAGCGTTTTGCGAAGCTTTATTTCCGACATTCCGAGTGACATGGCATATCAGTTGGACAAGAGAAACTTGAAACAATTGTACAGAGCTTATCATACGCACGGTTTTGTCCTGAATTTGCGTCAAGCCACTCTTGACGAACTAACGGATCAAATAGCCGCaacaaaaattcaaaatatcaCGGGCCCCGTCGAATTTGCCCTCGTTTGTCACGTGCAAAGGTTTGTTGGCAAGACATGTTCTATATGGTTGGCTTTAGCAGTTTTACGAAGTCGTGGTTAA
- the LOC139109728 gene encoding very long chain fatty acid elongase 4, translating to MASLVNSTAQFFSDAYDYYLWTLSLADERTRGWLLVDSPKPTILYTILYLLIVWGGPKVMRKRKAFKLTWALVPYNLAMACLNAYIAIQLFVASTRLRYSYVCQPIKHITRPDELQIAHAVWWYYFSKLLEFCDTFFFILRKKDNQLSFLHVYHHSTMFSLWWIGIKWVPSGSTFLPAMVNSFIHVLMYSYYGLAALGPSVSKYLWWKKYLTILQLIQFTTALILGINGIRSGCDFPLWMQYALVIYMLSFIVLFGNFYAKAYIAKGKQVYAEKRLERIKAAERAMNARLDGAASNGKAANGHSNGYANGYTNEKPKKKIQ from the exons ATGGCGAGTCTCGTTAATTCGACAGCACAATTCTTTAGCGATGCGTACGACTACTACCTCTGGACGCTGTCCCTTGcag ATGAGAGGACGAGAGGATGGTTACTGGTTGACTCACCGAAACCAACGATATTATACACGATATTGTACCTCCTCATCGTCTGGGGAGGTCCTAAGGTCATGAGGAAACGAAAAGCTTTTAAACTTACGTGGGCATTGGTGCCCTACAACCTTGCCATGGCCTGTCTCAATGCTTACATTGCCATTCAA TTGTTTGTAGCTTCTACAAGGTTACGATATAGTTATGTATGCCAGCCAATAAAGCATATCACGCGCCCTGATGAACTTCAG ATTGCTCACGCGGTTTGGTGGTACTACTTTAGCAAACTTCTGGAATTTTGCGatacgttcttttttattttgcgaaagAAAGACAATCAGCTGAGTTTTCTCCATGTCTATCATCATTCTACCATGTTCTCGTTATGGTGGATCGGTATTAAATGGGTACCAAGCGGTTCTA CTTTCTTGCCGGCAATGGTCAACAGTTTCATCCACGTGCTGATGTACTCGTACTACGGTCTCGCCGCGTTAGGCCCTTCGGTATCTAAATACCTCTGGTGGAAAAAGTATTTGACGATCCTCCAGCTCATTCAGTTCACAACCGCCTTGATCTTGGGGATCAACGGTATCCGATCGGGATGCGACTTCCCTCTCTGGATGCAGTACGCTCTCGTAATCTACATGCTCTCCTTCATCGTTCTGTTCGGGAACTTCTACGCCAAAGCCTACATCGCGAAG GGCAAGCAAGTATACGCAGAGAAGCGGCTCGAAAGGATAAAAGCCGCCGAAAGGGCGATGAATGCGCGGCTCGACGGTGCGGCCAGCAACGGAAAGGCTGCGAACGGACACTCGAACGGATACGCGAACGGATACACGAACGAGAAGCCTAAAAAGAAGATACAGTGA